In Microbacterium esteraromaticum, the following proteins share a genomic window:
- a CDS encoding RDD family protein, translating into MIWEIDDKSETIEGLDESGRPDPAYAAALGLLPAPLGRRALAAVYDGAAWMLVQLPFLIGSVPLLMKLAGGSISAYGLVNHPGFTLAVVMASITALLSLALAIVQWSLHAVKGMTIGKALTRIRTVNVRTLGKAGFLRLLLRYLIVGAAGLLPAIGSALFLLSPVFDPERRGRGWHDKASGVWLVDVRAGLNPFDEKRMRVARKMVKAEPTRERVVLPSLATPVDPSQQPAYRPGSRVSAGVLGVARPHDANERPVIGLPVAAGPEPEPQGEAGKPVLGGYRAPAKPEEPASGSSAPPPAATPPAVGAAGPGAPVVDAVPRQRREARTVAVERQRETPAAAAPVAPAAAPETAAPAAAPEAAAPAAAAPAPAPEAAAPVRFGLRFDTGEGIGVTAPVLLGRNPDASGHPGATPMPLADSTRSLSKTHLLARPVDGGIEVVDLGSTNGSGLIRGGAEYALSAGAATLVTEGDTIRLGDRIAAVVRV; encoded by the coding sequence ATGATCTGGGAGATCGACGACAAGAGCGAGACGATCGAAGGACTCGACGAGTCCGGTCGCCCCGACCCCGCCTATGCGGCCGCGCTCGGACTGCTTCCGGCGCCGCTCGGTCGCCGCGCGCTCGCCGCGGTGTACGACGGCGCGGCGTGGATGCTGGTGCAGCTGCCGTTCCTGATCGGGTCGGTGCCTCTTCTGATGAAGCTGGCGGGCGGGTCCATCTCGGCCTACGGTCTCGTCAACCACCCCGGCTTCACTCTCGCTGTCGTGATGGCGTCGATAACGGCGCTGCTGAGCCTGGCGCTCGCCATCGTGCAGTGGTCGCTGCACGCCGTGAAGGGCATGACCATCGGCAAGGCGCTCACCCGCATCCGCACGGTCAACGTGCGCACCCTCGGGAAAGCCGGATTCCTGCGGCTGCTGCTGCGCTACCTCATCGTCGGTGCGGCGGGTCTGCTGCCGGCCATCGGCTCCGCGCTCTTCCTGCTCTCGCCGGTGTTCGATCCTGAGCGCCGCGGGCGGGGCTGGCACGACAAGGCGAGCGGCGTCTGGCTCGTCGACGTGCGCGCCGGTCTGAACCCGTTCGACGAGAAGCGCATGCGCGTGGCCCGCAAGATGGTGAAGGCCGAGCCGACCCGCGAGCGCGTCGTGCTGCCCTCCCTCGCGACTCCCGTCGACCCGTCTCAGCAGCCCGCCTACCGACCCGGCAGCCGCGTGAGCGCCGGTGTGCTCGGGGTGGCCCGCCCGCATGACGCCAACGAGCGCCCCGTCATCGGGCTCCCGGTGGCCGCAGGACCCGAACCCGAACCGCAGGGCGAGGCGGGCAAGCCCGTGCTCGGGGGCTACCGAGCACCGGCGAAGCCCGAAGAACCGGCATCCGGTTCCTCGGCGCCCCCGCCCGCAGCCACGCCACCCGCAGTCGGTGCGGCCGGACCGGGCGCACCGGTCGTCGACGCTGTGCCGAGACAGCGTCGCGAGGCGCGCACCGTGGCAGTCGAGCGGCAGCGCGAGACCCCCGCCGCAGCTGCCCCGGTCGCTCCTGCCGCCGCTCCTGAAACTGCAGCTCCTGCCGCCGCTCCTGAAGCCGCCGCTCCTGCCGCGGCCGCTCCTGCCCCGGCACCGGAAGCGGCAGCGCCGGTGCGCTTCGGCCTGCGTTTCGACACTGGAGAGGGCATCGGGGTCACTGCGCCCGTGCTCCTGGGCCGCAACCCCGACGCGAGCGGGCACCCTGGTGCCACTCCGATGCCGCTCGCAGACAGCACGCGGTCGCTGTCGAAGACGCACCTTCTCGCCCGACCCGTCGACGGCGGCATCGAGGTCGTCGACCTCGGCTCGACCAACGGGTCCGGTCTGATCCGCGGAGGAGCCGAGTACGCGCTCAGCGCAGGAGCGGCGACTCTGGTGACCGAGGGCGACACCATCCGGCTCGGCGACCGCATCGCGGCCGTGGTCAGGGTATGA
- a CDS encoding FtsK/SpoIIIE domain-containing protein, with protein MRLKLTLHRQTGDPVDIVVTTDSTATAGDVARHIAEADPARSVPVGEGDVLTLAVAPPTGERLVALQPDVPIGEAAIGSGFAASILNYGSGHITTAQRAVVGVLRATGGTLAGQEFPITAGQVSIGRDAGNDVVLPDAMVSKRHARLEVGTQIEVIDLNSANGVLVDGVAAQRVRIEEGQPFVIGGTTLEARLAHSYDGSSSEEPVIERGGGLLFNRSPRIEVRYPGTKFKMPRLPTEKIGKMFPWAIMVAPILMGAALYAMNGNPRSLLMIVLTPLMALMNVVNQSAQSKKSTNHEFALFERQFEQLEEDFFHGKPEEEAARNAEAPPVAEVFDHAMRLGPMLWTRRPEHWNFLALRLGSCRLPARNSIDDAETPDGLPEFIDRIDRLRERYEYVDDVPVFDMLADSGSVGIAGPQAPVADAMRGVAVQLFGLHAPNDVVAVAFSDSTWTAELDWLKWLPHTSSEKSPFRDLALADSAPTGAALLNMLEDYVQRSADAAGEPRGPFKEDWNPLLYGTDVARAATDHQKTPALSVIVFVTSDAPVDRGRLTDVLERGADHGVHAVFVAPTVESLPAVCRSFIDVTTGLTDAHVGLVRNGENFEHVQVEGVSNAYMHMLARRLAPVVDASTVTHDSSDIPGSVMFLQLVDPAIAEDPNVVIERWRQNNTIVDRSPTPRPRLKKSGTLRAIIGQGASSAMALDLRTQGPHALVGGTTGAGKSEFLQAWVLGMAAAHSPDRVTFLFVDYKGGSAFADCVELPHCVGLVTDLSPHLVRRALTSLRAELHHREHLLNRKKAKDLLELEKRQDPECPPALVLVIDEFAALASEMPEFVDGVVDIAQRGRSLGIHLIMATQRPAGVIKDNLRANTNLRIALRMADEADSRDVVDDAIAASFPPSIPGRAIAKTGPGRLVPFQSAYAGGWTTDDESGVAEVRVSELRFGATAEWEPDRPPESDSHEEDLGPNDQKRIVSTLIRAADAARLHRPRRPWLDDLAPLVDLKHLPNDGDMRIPMALLDVPEKQLQEAAVFVPDRDGSLVIYGTSGSGKSTLLKTIATAAGMRPERGRVQVYCLDFASGALSALNALPHVGSVVDSADAERIQRLLRTLDREMDRRAAAFSAASAASVQEYRELADPNMPRILLLIDNYPEFKKDWEMAPGRGPFYRIFMRILGEGRTLGVHTVLTADRGNAVPSAVASNIPRKVLLRMGDPSQYMLLNVPRDILDEQSAPGRGIIDGHEAQIAVLGGTANVVEQTKALRALGDRLREKGVRDLPEIGALPTMVPVADMPATVDGMPVFGVADDSLAPHGFEPIGSFVISGPPQSGKTNALRSLITAVERFDPNVQMYHFGSRRAELKDFRPWVRSATKAEDEKELATELAELVVSDAQKQRILIVIEDIPHLADGAADRPMRALLQAMNNSDHMLIGEAEITRASGSIGVLGEWKSGRQGIVLKPETYDGESLFKVPFSRMKRSDFPVGRGIMVQAGRAITMQMPYVPEQS; from the coding sequence ATGAGGCTCAAGCTCACCCTGCACCGACAGACCGGCGATCCCGTCGACATCGTCGTCACGACCGACTCCACCGCGACCGCGGGCGACGTCGCCAGGCACATCGCCGAGGCCGACCCCGCGCGGTCGGTGCCGGTCGGCGAGGGCGACGTGCTCACGCTCGCGGTCGCGCCGCCGACCGGTGAGCGACTCGTCGCGCTGCAGCCCGACGTGCCGATCGGCGAAGCGGCGATCGGCTCCGGCTTCGCGGCGTCGATCCTGAACTACGGCTCCGGCCACATCACGACGGCCCAGCGCGCCGTCGTGGGTGTGCTGCGCGCGACCGGCGGCACGCTGGCAGGGCAGGAGTTCCCGATCACCGCGGGGCAGGTCTCGATCGGCCGCGATGCAGGCAACGACGTCGTGCTTCCGGATGCCATGGTCTCGAAGCGCCATGCCCGTCTCGAGGTCGGCACGCAGATCGAGGTCATCGACCTGAACTCCGCCAACGGCGTGCTCGTCGACGGGGTCGCCGCGCAGCGCGTGCGCATCGAAGAAGGTCAGCCGTTCGTGATCGGCGGCACGACGCTCGAGGCGCGGCTCGCGCACAGCTACGACGGCAGCTCGTCCGAGGAGCCGGTCATCGAGCGCGGCGGCGGTCTGCTGTTCAACCGCAGCCCTCGTATCGAGGTGCGCTACCCCGGCACGAAGTTCAAGATGCCGCGACTGCCCACCGAGAAGATCGGCAAGATGTTCCCGTGGGCGATCATGGTCGCCCCCATCCTCATGGGTGCCGCGCTCTACGCGATGAACGGCAACCCCCGCTCGCTGCTGATGATCGTGCTCACGCCGCTCATGGCGCTGATGAACGTGGTCAACCAGTCGGCGCAGTCGAAGAAGAGCACCAACCACGAGTTCGCTCTGTTCGAGCGCCAGTTCGAGCAGCTCGAAGAGGACTTCTTCCACGGCAAGCCCGAGGAGGAGGCCGCGCGCAACGCCGAGGCGCCGCCGGTCGCCGAGGTGTTCGACCACGCGATGCGGCTGGGCCCCATGCTGTGGACCCGACGGCCCGAGCACTGGAACTTCCTCGCCCTCCGCCTGGGCAGCTGCCGGCTGCCGGCCCGCAACTCGATCGACGATGCGGAGACGCCCGACGGGCTGCCGGAGTTCATCGACCGCATCGACAGGCTGCGCGAGCGCTACGAGTACGTCGACGACGTGCCGGTGTTCGACATGCTGGCCGACTCCGGATCGGTCGGCATCGCGGGTCCGCAGGCACCCGTAGCCGATGCGATGCGCGGTGTGGCGGTGCAGCTGTTCGGCCTGCACGCGCCTAACGACGTGGTCGCCGTCGCCTTCTCGGACTCGACCTGGACGGCCGAGCTCGACTGGCTCAAGTGGCTGCCGCACACCTCGAGCGAGAAGAGCCCGTTCCGCGACCTGGCGCTGGCCGACTCCGCGCCCACCGGAGCCGCGCTGCTCAACATGCTCGAGGACTACGTGCAGCGCTCGGCCGACGCCGCAGGAGAGCCGCGCGGTCCGTTCAAGGAGGACTGGAACCCGCTGCTGTACGGCACCGACGTCGCGCGTGCCGCCACCGACCACCAGAAGACGCCGGCGCTGTCGGTGATCGTCTTCGTCACCAGCGATGCGCCGGTCGATCGCGGCCGGCTCACCGACGTGCTCGAGCGGGGCGCAGATCATGGCGTGCACGCGGTGTTCGTCGCCCCGACGGTCGAATCCCTGCCGGCCGTGTGCCGCAGCTTCATCGACGTGACGACCGGGCTCACCGACGCGCACGTCGGCCTCGTGCGCAACGGCGAGAACTTCGAGCACGTGCAGGTGGAGGGCGTCTCGAACGCCTACATGCACATGCTCGCGCGTCGCCTGGCGCCCGTCGTCGACGCCAGCACGGTCACGCACGACTCGTCCGACATCCCCGGCTCGGTGATGTTCCTGCAGCTCGTCGACCCGGCGATCGCCGAGGATCCGAACGTCGTGATCGAGCGCTGGCGGCAGAACAACACCATCGTGGATCGCTCACCCACACCCCGGCCCCGGCTGAAGAAGTCCGGCACGCTGCGCGCCATCATCGGCCAGGGAGCCAGCTCGGCGATGGCGCTCGATCTGCGCACCCAGGGCCCGCACGCCCTCGTCGGCGGCACGACCGGTGCCGGAAAGTCGGAGTTCCTGCAGGCGTGGGTGCTCGGCATGGCCGCAGCCCACAGCCCCGACCGGGTGACCTTCCTGTTCGTCGACTACAAGGGCGGATCAGCGTTCGCCGACTGCGTCGAGCTGCCGCACTGCGTGGGACTCGTCACCGACCTCAGCCCGCACCTGGTGCGCCGTGCGCTCACGAGTCTCCGCGCCGAGCTGCACCACCGCGAGCACCTGCTCAACCGCAAGAAGGCGAAGGATCTGCTCGAGCTCGAGAAGCGACAGGACCCCGAGTGCCCGCCCGCGCTCGTGCTCGTGATCGACGAGTTCGCGGCTCTGGCATCCGAGATGCCCGAGTTCGTCGACGGGGTGGTCGACATCGCCCAGCGCGGTCGCTCGCTCGGCATCCACCTGATCATGGCCACGCAGCGCCCCGCCGGCGTCATCAAAGACAACCTGCGAGCCAACACGAACCTGCGCATCGCGCTCCGGATGGCCGACGAGGCCGACTCGCGTGACGTCGTCGACGACGCGATCGCCGCGTCGTTCCCGCCGTCGATCCCCGGTCGCGCGATCGCGAAGACCGGCCCCGGTCGCCTCGTGCCCTTCCAGTCGGCGTATGCGGGCGGCTGGACCACCGACGACGAGTCGGGGGTCGCCGAGGTGCGGGTGTCCGAGCTGCGCTTCGGCGCCACCGCCGAGTGGGAGCCCGACCGTCCGCCCGAGTCCGACTCGCACGAAGAGGACCTCGGCCCGAACGATCAGAAGCGCATCGTGTCGACGCTGATCCGCGCCGCCGACGCCGCTCGCCTGCACCGCCCGCGGCGCCCGTGGCTCGACGACCTCGCGCCGCTGGTCGACCTCAAGCACCTGCCGAACGACGGTGACATGCGCATTCCGATGGCGCTGCTCGACGTGCCGGAGAAGCAGCTGCAGGAAGCGGCGGTGTTCGTGCCCGACCGCGACGGATCGCTGGTCATCTACGGCACCTCCGGGTCGGGAAAGTCGACGCTGCTGAAGACCATCGCGACGGCGGCAGGCATGCGGCCCGAGCGCGGTCGTGTGCAGGTGTACTGCCTGGACTTCGCCTCGGGCGCACTCAGCGCGCTGAACGCCCTGCCGCACGTCGGCTCGGTCGTCGACAGCGCTGACGCCGAGCGCATCCAGCGTCTGCTGCGCACCCTCGACCGCGAGATGGACCGCCGTGCGGCCGCATTCTCGGCGGCCAGCGCCGCCTCGGTGCAGGAGTACCGCGAGCTGGCCGACCCGAACATGCCGCGCATCCTGCTGCTCATCGACAACTATCCCGAGTTCAAGAAGGACTGGGAGATGGCGCCGGGTCGCGGTCCGTTCTATCGCATCTTCATGCGCATCCTCGGCGAGGGTCGAACGCTCGGCGTGCACACGGTGCTCACCGCCGACCGCGGCAACGCGGTGCCCAGTGCCGTCGCCTCGAACATCCCCCGCAAGGTTCTTCTGCGCATGGGCGATCCCAGCCAGTACATGCTGCTGAACGTGCCCCGCGACATCCTCGACGAGCAGTCGGCGCCTGGCCGCGGCATCATCGACGGGCACGAGGCGCAGATCGCGGTGCTCGGCGGCACCGCCAACGTGGTCGAGCAGACGAAGGCGCTGCGCGCCCTCGGAGACAGGCTGCGCGAGAAGGGGGTGCGCGACCTTCCCGAGATCGGCGCTCTGCCGACGATGGTGCCGGTCGCCGATATGCCCGCGACGGTCGACGGGATGCCCGTGTTCGGCGTCGCCGACGATTCGCTCGCTCCGCACGGGTTCGAGCCGATCGGGTCGTTCGTCATCTCGGGCCCGCCCCAGTCGGGAAAGACCAACGCGCTCAGGTCGCTCATCACCGCGGTCGAGCGGTTCGATCCGAACGTGCAGATGTATCACTTCGGCAGCCGCCGGGCCGAGCTCAAGGACTTCCGTCCCTGGGTACGGTCGGCCACGAAGGCGGAGGACGAGAAGGAGCTCGCGACCGAGCTCGCAGAGCTGGTCGTCAGCGACGCGCAGAAGCAGCGCATCCTCATCGTGATCGAAGACATCCCGCATCTCGCCGACGGTGCCGCGGATCGGCCGATGCGCGCTCTGCTGCAGGCGATGAACAACAGCGACCACATGCTCATCGGCGAGGCCGAGATCACGCGCGCCAGCGGCAGCATCGGCGTGCTGGGCGAGTGGAAGTCGGGACGCCAGGGCATCGTGCTCAAGCCCGAGACCTACGACGGCGAATCGCTGTTCAAGGTGCCGTTCAGCCGGATGAAGCGCTCGGACTTCCCCGTCGGCCGCGGAATCATGGTGCAGGCCGGACGCGCGATCACGATGCAGATGCCGTACGTGCCCGAGCAGTCCTGA
- a CDS encoding WXG100 family type VII secretion target has translation MAGHDFGATYSEMESAASRLRDGRSAVTDTLKELQGVIDDLVQDGFKTENASEAYSTAYSELTTSLDDAAEAVNDMAQALDRMADSIRDKDSELAGG, from the coding sequence ATGGCCGGACATGACTTTGGGGCGACGTACTCCGAGATGGAGAGCGCGGCATCGCGTCTGCGTGATGGTCGCAGCGCCGTGACCGACACGCTGAAGGAGCTGCAGGGCGTCATCGACGACCTGGTGCAGGACGGTTTCAAGACCGAGAATGCGTCTGAGGCGTATTCGACGGCGTACTCCGAGCTGACCACGTCGCTGGATGACGCTGCGGAGGCTGTGAACGACATGGCGCAGGCGCTGGACCGCATGGCGGACTCGATCCGCGACAAGGACTCCGAGCTCGCCGGCGGCTGA